The DNA region GCAATGAAGCGAGGCCCTGGCCGCCGTATTCTTCGCTCACGCCCGTGTGCACGAGCATGCGGTGAGTGCGGCCATCGACCTCGAGGTCGATGTAGCCCTCCTGGCCGACCTCGCGGTCGCCCTCGGCGGTATCAATGAGCGCGTAACGCTGCTCGTCGGGCAGGTGGCGTACAACAAAGTGATCGTGGCTCATGGCCCCTCCTGTTCACCGGTGACGTGGTGCCCCCAGGCTACGCGCCCTGGCTTGGAACACAAGGGGCAAAGTCAACGACCACTCGCGCGCCGCCCTCTGGCAGGAGGGTGAAGTCGAGCGTTCCGCCGTGCACGCGCACGATGTTGCGCACGATGCTGAGGCCGAGGCCCGCGCCCGCGTGATCGTCGCCCGTGCCGCGAACGCGCCCCGCGGCACGTTGAAAGGGCTCGAGTAGCACGTCGGCCGTGGCCCCGCTCACGGGCACCCCCGTGTTCACGACCGTGAGGCGAGCACCGTGAGGGGTGTCGGTGGTCATGACGGTGACGCTGCCGCCGCCACTCGGGCGGTTGTGCACGATGGCGTTGTGAACGAGGTTCAGCACGAGGGGTTGCAGAAGCGACTCGGCGCCGAGCACAAGCGCCTTTTCGCCCACAACCTCGAGCGAGATGCCCCGCTTCTCGGCGAGCGGCAGGAGGCTTTCGGTCGCTTCTTCGACGAGCAGCGACACGTCAACGGGTGAGGGGTTCGTGAGCCGGTGGCTCGACGAGTGCAGCAGGAGCAGCGCGTCGGCCAGATCGATTGCCCTCGTGTTGACGAGGTGCAGGCTCTCGAGCAGCGCTCGCAGGTCGGCATGCTCGTCTTCGCGCGCGACCTCGATCATGGTGCGGGTGATCGCGAGCGGCGTGCGCAGCTCGTGCGAGGCCGCCGCGGTGAAACGCTCTTGCTCGGCGACGTGCGTTTCAATCTCAGCGAGCATCTCGTCGAAGGTATCGGCGAGGTCGCGAAACTCGTCTCTTGGCCCGGGCATCGCGATGCGGTGCGTGAGCGATCCGCCGCTTGCAAGCTTCGCGGCCTCGGTGATCTGGGTGAGGGGCGCGAGCATGCGGCCCGCGAGCCACCAGCCGCCGATGAGGCCAAAAGCGATGATGCCGAGCGGCGCCCAGATGATTTTCGGGGCGAAGGCCCGCTCGAGGTCGGTGCGGTTGGGCACGTGCATGCCGTCGACAAAAATGGGGGCGTCGGGCACGTACCGCAAGAGAAAGAGCCACACGACCGCGAGGAGCAGCGCGCTCGCGATCGTGAGAAATCCCGCGTAGCTCAGGGTGAGCTTGACCCGCGCGCTCAGGCCGGGCCTGCGGGCCCCTCGCTTCTCGCTATGCACGGCCGGGCTCTCCCGTGTCGATGCGGTAGCCGACCCCCGCGACCGTCGCGATGGCCCAGGGCTCGCCGAGCCGTTTGCGCAGCGTCGAGACCGTGATGCGCACGGCGTTCGTGAAGGGGTCGGCATTCTCGTCCCACGCCCGCTCGAGCAACTGTTCGGCACTCACAACGCCGCCCGCCGCCTCGACGAGCACCTCGAGCACCGCGAACTGCTTGCGGGTGAGTGCGATGTAGCGCCCGTCACGGTACACCTCGCGGCGAAACGGGTCGAGCGTGATGCCCGCGATCTCGCGCACGGGAGGTTCGGCCCGGGAGCGCCTGCGGTCGAGCGCCCGAATGCGCATCACGAGCTCGCGAAACTCGAACGGCTTCGTGAGGAAATCGTCGGCGCCGAGTTCAAAGCCGCTCGCCTTGTCGTCGATGCGATTCGCCGCCGTGAGCATGATGATCGGGGTGCCGGTGCCGCCAGCGACAATGTGCTGGGCAACCTCGTCGCCAGAGGGCCCGGGAACGTCACGGTCGAGTACCGCCATGTCGTAGTCGTTGATGCTGAGCAGTTCGAGGGCGGTGTCGCCGTCACCGGCAATGTCGGCCGCGATCGCTTCGAGACGCAGCCCGTCTTTGATCGCCGCTGCGAGCAGGGGCTCATCTTCAAGAATCAGCACGCGCATACTGTGATCGTACACACCCGGGTGTATCGAAAACATATGCAAATTTCGATACGCCCTGGCAACGCGCCGCCTGGTGTTCTTGAGGCATGAACGCACAACGAAACAACACTCA from Leucobacter sp. UCMA 4100 includes:
- a CDS encoding sensor histidine kinase, which produces MHSEKRGARRPGLSARVKLTLSYAGFLTIASALLLAVVWLFLLRYVPDAPIFVDGMHVPNRTDLERAFAPKIIWAPLGIIAFGLIGGWWLAGRMLAPLTQITEAAKLASGGSLTHRIAMPGPRDEFRDLADTFDEMLAEIETHVAEQERFTAAASHELRTPLAITRTMIEVAREDEHADLRALLESLHLVNTRAIDLADALLLLHSSSHRLTNPSPVDVSLLVEEATESLLPLAEKRGISLEVVGEKALVLGAESLLQPLVLNLVHNAIVHNRPSGGGSVTVMTTDTPHGARLTVVNTGVPVSGATADVLLEPFQRAAGRVRGTGDDHAGAGLGLSIVRNIVRVHGGTLDFTLLPEGGARVVVDFAPCVPSQGA
- a CDS encoding response regulator transcription factor — protein: MRVLILEDEPLLAAAIKDGLRLEAIAADIAGDGDTALELLSINDYDMAVLDRDVPGPSGDEVAQHIVAGGTGTPIIMLTAANRIDDKASGFELGADDFLTKPFEFRELVMRIRALDRRRSRAEPPVREIAGITLDPFRREVYRDGRYIALTRKQFAVLEVLVEAAGGVVSAEQLLERAWDENADPFTNAVRITVSTLRKRLGEPWAIATVAGVGYRIDTGEPGRA
- a CDS encoding GNAT family N-acetyltransferase, which gives rise to MSHDHFVVRHLPDEQRYALIDTAEGDREVGQEGYIDLEVDGRTHRMLVHTGVSEEYGGQGLASLLVRQVVDDFVSQGHLIVPICPYVVAWLPKHPEYAEHVVKATPAHLQAMNERRGE